A part of Acidisarcina sp. genomic DNA contains:
- a CDS encoding TonB-dependent receptor — MGFTENVAMYFPDIRRGIRSLTGLVVFAFVALGLSLAQQETGQISGTVSDSSGAVIPGATVNITNLSTDAVRTTTTSSTGVYLVTGLQPSTYQVTIQTSNFQPYTVRAQVTVGSRVTVDAKLSVSGTTTQVEVVAEGGAQVNTQTQELSQVVDQKQISQLPSLTRNPYDFVALSGNISAGDSSTSGDSRANGNTQNATTRGAGFNINGARSSGTEILLDGVENVSVFGDSIGIFVPMDAVQEFRLITSNFEPQYGRASGGIVNVSTRSGSNAFHGDAWEFNRLSAYTANTVTNAQSGLKKGQYTRNQFGFAVGGPVVRNKLFFFASTEWTRVRSAAVGASGVPTPQFLALAAPNVQDYFQKYAGSKNFTFSSTYSSCASGCPIGHIDGIPDGTPVFGAVPFTSPQNAGGSVPQNTYNVVGRVDYSLSDKTQVFFRYVDYHEVDLSGSQFASPYTQYNVGQNLSNQAYLLNLSHLFTPYFTANTKASFSRFNTALGYDNKLQNVPTLFLSSNAQVPGTSYPIQLPGFYDTNPANGGLPFGGPQNTVQVNEDLSFIKGKHAVQVGAQIIYIQDNSAYGAYAQANEQLGNNRAQGIKNLASGDLFQFQAAVNPAGALPCVRNPYTKALITTPACEITLPATSPSFARSDRFHDWAVYAQDAWKATPRLTVNYGVRYEYYGVQHNNKKNLDSNFYYGNNTLTAQNIRNGHVYTTPNSPIKSLWNPQYGTVSPRIGLAYDVFGNGRTSLRAGYGISYERNFGNVTFNVIQNPPNYAVIVLNDKQRVTSSNAGPLGGANGSVPLPPTSLRNVDQNIRTAQTQFYSAAIDHELGTGMVLSVQYAASRGIHLYDIKNINGVGSGNVLLGDPVLDPATQKKALTRLDPQFSNINNRGAGGDSYYHAANVQFQSSNIRHTGLGVTANYTFAHQIDDLSTTFSETNNAFSLGYTDPFNPAMDRGNGDLDIRHRFVLAPIYQTPAYKNHGLATYVVGGWQVTGIYQVHSGTPFTYYDSTNNASGYNVARYTPAAGVVPQHTFKSIPHGQNGGGTNTYVLGVLPLANSWGNDALLGISDWGPWPATMTSRNAFRGPGGWNFDMSLSKTFPIHESVNLEFRAEGFNLLNHHNLYLQEALNDASSTVDPVTGQPQIIGSKGGIGNNSGANDERRFGQFALKLNF, encoded by the coding sequence ATGGGGTTTACTGAGAATGTAGCAATGTACTTCCCAGATATTCGTCGTGGAATTCGCTCTTTGACGGGACTCGTTGTATTCGCTTTTGTGGCGCTTGGACTTTCCCTCGCGCAGCAGGAGACAGGACAGATTTCTGGAACAGTGTCGGACTCGTCCGGCGCGGTTATCCCCGGTGCCACCGTAAACATCACCAATTTGAGCACTGATGCGGTCCGCACCACAACCACCTCCAGCACCGGCGTCTATCTGGTCACCGGTCTGCAGCCATCCACCTACCAGGTCACAATCCAAACCTCCAACTTCCAGCCCTATACCGTCCGGGCGCAGGTCACGGTCGGAAGCAGAGTCACGGTCGACGCGAAGCTTTCGGTGAGCGGTACTACTACCCAAGTTGAGGTTGTTGCTGAGGGCGGCGCCCAGGTCAACACGCAGACTCAGGAGCTCTCCCAGGTCGTCGATCAAAAGCAGATTTCTCAACTGCCAAGCCTTACGCGCAACCCCTATGATTTCGTCGCCCTCTCAGGGAATATTTCTGCAGGCGATAGTTCCACGAGCGGTGACTCGCGTGCGAACGGCAATACGCAGAATGCAACCACGCGTGGCGCAGGCTTCAACATCAATGGAGCACGCTCTTCGGGGACGGAAATTCTTCTGGATGGCGTTGAGAACGTTAGCGTATTTGGAGATTCGATCGGAATCTTCGTTCCGATGGATGCGGTTCAAGAGTTCCGCCTTATCACCAGCAACTTCGAGCCCCAGTACGGTCGCGCTTCCGGCGGTATTGTGAACGTTTCTACCCGCAGCGGCAGCAATGCGTTCCATGGAGATGCGTGGGAGTTTAACCGGTTGTCCGCATATACGGCGAACACGGTGACCAACGCGCAGTCGGGTTTGAAGAAAGGTCAGTACACGCGCAACCAGTTTGGTTTTGCGGTGGGTGGCCCGGTCGTGCGGAACAAGCTCTTTTTCTTCGCCAGCACAGAGTGGACTCGCGTCCGCAGCGCGGCGGTTGGCGCCAGCGGAGTTCCGACGCCCCAGTTCCTCGCGTTGGCCGCCCCCAATGTTCAGGACTATTTCCAGAAGTATGCGGGATCAAAGAACTTCACCTTCTCCAGCACCTATAGCTCCTGTGCATCGGGTTGCCCAATCGGCCACATCGACGGCATTCCCGACGGAACGCCCGTTTTTGGCGCCGTACCCTTTACCTCGCCCCAGAATGCTGGCGGCAGTGTTCCGCAGAATACGTACAACGTTGTGGGCCGCGTAGACTACAGCCTCTCCGATAAGACGCAGGTATTCTTCCGTTATGTCGACTACCACGAAGTTGACCTGAGTGGCAGCCAGTTTGCGTCGCCCTATACCCAGTACAACGTTGGGCAGAATCTCAGCAATCAGGCCTACCTGCTCAACCTCTCGCACCTGTTCACGCCGTACTTTACAGCCAACACGAAAGCCAGCTTCAGCCGCTTTAACACGGCTCTTGGCTACGACAATAAGCTCCAGAATGTGCCGACACTATTTCTCTCGTCCAACGCACAGGTGCCTGGTACGTCGTATCCCATCCAGCTTCCCGGCTTCTACGACACGAATCCGGCAAACGGGGGGCTTCCATTCGGCGGTCCGCAGAACACGGTCCAGGTCAACGAGGACCTGAGCTTCATCAAGGGCAAACATGCTGTGCAGGTAGGGGCGCAAATTATCTATATTCAGGACAATAGCGCCTACGGTGCTTATGCGCAGGCAAACGAGCAGCTGGGGAACAATAGAGCCCAGGGCATTAAGAACCTGGCAAGCGGTGATCTCTTCCAGTTCCAGGCCGCGGTCAATCCTGCAGGCGCGTTGCCATGTGTGAGAAATCCATACACGAAGGCTCTCATTACCACGCCTGCCTGCGAGATCACGCTTCCGGCAACATCTCCCTCCTTCGCGCGCAGCGACCGCTTCCATGACTGGGCTGTCTATGCCCAGGATGCCTGGAAGGCTACGCCGCGTCTCACGGTCAACTACGGTGTCCGCTACGAATATTACGGTGTCCAGCACAACAACAAGAAAAATCTGGATTCCAACTTCTACTATGGCAATAACACCCTTACTGCACAGAACATCCGCAACGGGCATGTCTATACGACACCGAACAGCCCGATTAAATCGTTGTGGAATCCGCAGTATGGAACCGTCTCTCCGCGTATCGGCCTTGCCTATGATGTGTTCGGCAACGGGAGAACCTCTCTCCGAGCCGGCTATGGTATCAGCTATGAGCGCAACTTCGGAAACGTCACCTTTAATGTGATTCAGAATCCTCCGAACTATGCTGTCATCGTTCTGAACGACAAACAGAGGGTTACAAGTTCAAACGCAGGCCCTCTGGGTGGTGCCAATGGCAGTGTCCCGTTGCCGCCAACCAGTCTTCGTAACGTTGACCAGAACATCCGCACCGCCCAGACTCAGTTCTACAGCGCTGCGATCGACCACGAGTTGGGAACTGGAATGGTCCTCTCCGTTCAGTATGCCGCGTCGCGTGGAATTCACCTCTACGACATCAAGAACATCAATGGAGTGGGCAGTGGCAATGTTCTGCTGGGCGACCCCGTCTTAGACCCCGCTACCCAGAAGAAGGCCCTTACCCGCCTGGATCCCCAGTTTTCGAACATCAATAACCGTGGAGCAGGTGGAGACTCCTACTACCATGCCGCGAATGTGCAGTTCCAAAGCTCCAACATTCGCCACACAGGACTCGGGGTGACTGCCAACTATACATTTGCCCACCAGATTGACGATCTGAGTACCACCTTCTCCGAGACGAATAATGCTTTCAGCCTCGGATATACAGATCCATTCAATCCCGCTATGGACCGTGGCAACGGCGATCTCGATATCCGTCATCGCTTCGTTCTGGCCCCGATCTATCAGACCCCGGCCTATAAGAATCACGGTTTGGCGACCTACGTCGTTGGAGGATGGCAGGTAACTGGTATCTACCAGGTACACAGTGGTACGCCGTTTACCTACTACGACTCCACCAACAACGCCAGCGGTTACAATGTCGCACGCTATACTCCGGCGGCAGGTGTTGTGCCGCAGCATACGTTCAAGTCCATTCCGCACGGGCAAAACGGCGGTGGAACGAACACCTATGTCCTCGGTGTGCTGCCTCTTGCCAACTCGTGGGGAAATGATGCCCTGCTGGGAATCTCCGATTGGGGACCGTGGCCTGCCACTATGACGTCACGTAATGCTTTCCGCGGACCCGGAGGCTGGAATTTTGATATGTCTCTCAGCAAGACATTTCCCATTCATGAGAGCGTCAATCTTGAGTTCCGTGCGGAGGGATTCAATCTCCTCAATCATCACAACCTCTACCTGCAAGAGGCCCTGAACGATGCAAGCAGCACCGTCGATCCAGTCACTGGACAACCCCAGATCATCGGCTCCAAGGGTGGTATCGGGAACAACAGTGGTGCGAACGACGAGCGCCGCTTTGGTCAATTCGCTTTGAAGTTGAACTTCTAA